One window of the Canis aureus isolate CA01 chromosome 1, VMU_Caureus_v.1.0, whole genome shotgun sequence genome contains the following:
- the LOC144282999 gene encoding caspase recruitment domain-containing protein 8-like isoform X1, whose amino-acid sequence MERDTLKKEMHRCTRCHLTRPGECTCDASTVDQHSESTKLSDESLKSPPSSHDTDIDDINIQHYGVKLSLIGDEIPPEMLSKNKFSENLSLLHTGVARRFRKDLHSKAQTAMKWIARKLPLKKGSEDTSLGVATLVPIQAAQLSAGVEPVCKSYQFLGPEGNVDIELIDKSANRYSAHFPAAGFYLWPAVGLGFLVTAAVTVKIAFDSWNQRLGLTLQHQEQWMAAGPLFEISVEPEGVIAEIHLPHIVSLPANEVDVSWFQVAHFKDEGMVLEPPSRVEPFYAVLENPSFSLMGILLRFASGTGVSVPITSLTLIYYHFHPEDIKFHLYLIPSDPLLTKAIDDEEAKFHGVRLQTSPPVDPLNFGSRYIVSSNAHLEIIPEELKLSYRSPGEIQIFSKVYAGRMKEPIILEIAEKRHKTLVWRTLVRPVDLQFHSAAAPPPLSGKAFLKEHRRQLQARLGDLNGVLDDLQDSEVFTEEEKELVQQCPTQQRRNETLLRMVEKKGHQALGVLFQSLHRRDPYLMSYLSQQSLQQ is encoded by the exons ATGGAAAGAGATACATTAAAGAAAGAGATGCACAGATGCACAAGATGCCATCTGACACG GCCGGGTGAGTGTACCTGTGATGCAAGCACAGTGGACCAGCACTCAGAGAGCACCAAGCTGTCAGATGAAAGCCTGAAGTCCCCGCCCTCTTCTCATGACACAGACATTGATGACATTAATAT acaGCATTATGGTGTAAAATTAAGCCTTATTGGTGATGAGATACCTCCGGAGatgctttctaaaaataaattttcagagaACCTAAGTCTGCTCCACACTGGTGTTGCACGTCGGTTTCGAAAGGACTTGCATTCCAA GGCCCAAACTGCCATGAAATGGATAGCCCGGAAATTGCCACTGAAAAAAGGATCAG aagatACTAGCTTAGGAGTGGCGACACTAGTGCCCATCCAGGCTGCTCAACTGTCTGCTGGGGTTGAACCAGTTTGTAAAAGTTATCAGTTCCTGGGACCTGAAGGAAATGTGGATATTGAGTTGATTGATAAGTCTGCAAACAGATACAG CGCCCACTTTCCTGCGGCTGGCTTCTATCTGTGGCCAGCGGTAGGCCTTGGCTTCTTGGTAACAGCAGCAGTGACTGTGAAGATTGCTTTTGATTCTTGGAATCAACGCCTGGGCCTGACGTTACAGCACCAGGAGCAGTGGATGGCGGCAGGGCCTTTGTTTGAGATCTCTGTGGAGCCTGAGGGGGTCATTGCTGAAATCCACCTCCCCCACATCGTCTCCCTCCCAG CAAATGAGGTCGATGTCTCTTGGTTCCAAGTCGCCCATTTTAAGGATGAAGGAATGGTCCTAGAACCGCCAAGCCGAGTGGAGCCTTTCTATGCCGTGCTGGAAAACCCCAGCTTCTCTCTGATGGGGATCCTGCTGAGATTCGCCAGTGGGACAGGTGTTTCTGTCCCCATCACGTCCTTGACACTGATCTATTATCACTTCCACCCTGAAGATATTAAATTTCACTTGTACCTCATCCCCAGTGACCCCTTGTTAACGAAG gcAATAGATGATGAAGAAGCTAAGTTTCATGGTGTGCGTCTGCAGACCTCACCCCCAGTGGACCCCCTGAATTTTGGTTCCCGTTATATCGTGTCCAGTAATGCTCATCTGGAGATAATACCTGAG GAATTGAAATTATCCTACAGGAGTCCTGGAGAAATCCAGATATTCTCCAAAGTCTATGCTGGGAGGATGAAGGAACCAATCATACTTGAAATTGCTGAAAAAAGACACAAGACTTTGGTCTGGCGCACTTTGGTGAGGCCAG TGGatctccagtttcattctgcagcagcccctcctcctctctcag GTAAGGCCTTTCTGAAGGAGCACCGCAGGCAGCTGCAAGCCAGGCTGGGAGACCTAAATGGAGTACTGGATGACCTTCAGGACAGTGAGGTCTTCACCGAGGAAGAGAAGGAGCTGGTGCAGCAGTGCCCTACACAGCAGCGGAGGAATGAGACCCTGCTGAGGATGGTGGAGAAGAAAGGGCACCAGGCCCTGGGGGTCCTCTTCCAAAGCCTTCATAGAAGAGATCCTTACCTGATGTCCTACCTCAGCCAGCAGAGTTTACAACAGTGA
- the LOC144282999 gene encoding caspase recruitment domain-containing protein 8-like isoform X2: protein MERDTLKKEMHRCTRCHLTRPGECTCDASTVDQHSESTKLSDESLKSPPSSHDTDIDDINIQHYGVKLSLIGDEIPPEMLSKNKFSENLSLLHTGVARRFRKDLHSKAQTAMKWIARKLPLKKGSEDTSLGVATLVPIQAAQLSAGVEPVCKSYQFLGPEGNVDIELIDKSANRYSAHFPAAGFYLWPAVGLGFLVTAAVTVKIAFDSWNQRLGLTLQHQEQWMAAGPLFEISVEPEGVIAEIHLPHIVSLPANEVDVSWFQVAHFKDEGMVLEPPSRVEPFYAVLENPSFSLMGILLRFASGTGVSVPITSLTLIYYHFHPEDIKFHLYLIPSDPLLTKAIDDEEAKFHGVRLQTSPPVDPLNFGSRYIVSSNAHLEIIPEELKLSYRSPGEIQIFSKVYAGRMKEPIILEIAEKRHKTLVWRTLVRPGKAFLKEHRRQLQARLGDLNGVLDDLQDSEVFTEEEKELVQQCPTQQRRNETLLRMVEKKGHQALGVLFQSLHRRDPYLMSYLSQQSLQQ, encoded by the exons ATGGAAAGAGATACATTAAAGAAAGAGATGCACAGATGCACAAGATGCCATCTGACACG GCCGGGTGAGTGTACCTGTGATGCAAGCACAGTGGACCAGCACTCAGAGAGCACCAAGCTGTCAGATGAAAGCCTGAAGTCCCCGCCCTCTTCTCATGACACAGACATTGATGACATTAATAT acaGCATTATGGTGTAAAATTAAGCCTTATTGGTGATGAGATACCTCCGGAGatgctttctaaaaataaattttcagagaACCTAAGTCTGCTCCACACTGGTGTTGCACGTCGGTTTCGAAAGGACTTGCATTCCAA GGCCCAAACTGCCATGAAATGGATAGCCCGGAAATTGCCACTGAAAAAAGGATCAG aagatACTAGCTTAGGAGTGGCGACACTAGTGCCCATCCAGGCTGCTCAACTGTCTGCTGGGGTTGAACCAGTTTGTAAAAGTTATCAGTTCCTGGGACCTGAAGGAAATGTGGATATTGAGTTGATTGATAAGTCTGCAAACAGATACAG CGCCCACTTTCCTGCGGCTGGCTTCTATCTGTGGCCAGCGGTAGGCCTTGGCTTCTTGGTAACAGCAGCAGTGACTGTGAAGATTGCTTTTGATTCTTGGAATCAACGCCTGGGCCTGACGTTACAGCACCAGGAGCAGTGGATGGCGGCAGGGCCTTTGTTTGAGATCTCTGTGGAGCCTGAGGGGGTCATTGCTGAAATCCACCTCCCCCACATCGTCTCCCTCCCAG CAAATGAGGTCGATGTCTCTTGGTTCCAAGTCGCCCATTTTAAGGATGAAGGAATGGTCCTAGAACCGCCAAGCCGAGTGGAGCCTTTCTATGCCGTGCTGGAAAACCCCAGCTTCTCTCTGATGGGGATCCTGCTGAGATTCGCCAGTGGGACAGGTGTTTCTGTCCCCATCACGTCCTTGACACTGATCTATTATCACTTCCACCCTGAAGATATTAAATTTCACTTGTACCTCATCCCCAGTGACCCCTTGTTAACGAAG gcAATAGATGATGAAGAAGCTAAGTTTCATGGTGTGCGTCTGCAGACCTCACCCCCAGTGGACCCCCTGAATTTTGGTTCCCGTTATATCGTGTCCAGTAATGCTCATCTGGAGATAATACCTGAG GAATTGAAATTATCCTACAGGAGTCCTGGAGAAATCCAGATATTCTCCAAAGTCTATGCTGGGAGGATGAAGGAACCAATCATACTTGAAATTGCTGAAAAAAGACACAAGACTTTGGTCTGGCGCACTTTGGTGAGGCCAG GTAAGGCCTTTCTGAAGGAGCACCGCAGGCAGCTGCAAGCCAGGCTGGGAGACCTAAATGGAGTACTGGATGACCTTCAGGACAGTGAGGTCTTCACCGAGGAAGAGAAGGAGCTGGTGCAGCAGTGCCCTACACAGCAGCGGAGGAATGAGACCCTGCTGAGGATGGTGGAGAAGAAAGGGCACCAGGCCCTGGGGGTCCTCTTCCAAAGCCTTCATAGAAGAGATCCTTACCTGATGTCCTACCTCAGCCAGCAGAGTTTACAACAGTGA
- the LOC144282999 gene encoding caspase recruitment domain-containing protein 8-like isoform X3, with translation MERDTLKKEMHRCTRCHLTRPGECTCDASTVDQHSESTKLSDESLKSPPSSHDTDIDDINMAQTAMKWIARKLPLKKGSEDTSLGVATLVPIQAAQLSAGVEPVCKSYQFLGPEGNVDIELIDKSANRYSAHFPAAGFYLWPAVGLGFLVTAAVTVKIAFDSWNQRLGLTLQHQEQWMAAGPLFEISVEPEGVIAEIHLPHIVSLPANEVDVSWFQVAHFKDEGMVLEPPSRVEPFYAVLENPSFSLMGILLRFASGTGVSVPITSLTLIYYHFHPEDIKFHLYLIPSDPLLTKAIDDEEAKFHGVRLQTSPPVDPLNFGSRYIVSSNAHLEIIPEELKLSYRSPGEIQIFSKVYAGRMKEPIILEIAEKRHKTLVWRTLVRPVDLQFHSAAAPPPLSGKAFLKEHRRQLQARLGDLNGVLDDLQDSEVFTEEEKELVQQCPTQQRRNETLLRMVEKKGHQALGVLFQSLHRRDPYLMSYLSQQSLQQ, from the exons ATGGAAAGAGATACATTAAAGAAAGAGATGCACAGATGCACAAGATGCCATCTGACACG GCCGGGTGAGTGTACCTGTGATGCAAGCACAGTGGACCAGCACTCAGAGAGCACCAAGCTGTCAGATGAAAGCCTGAAGTCCCCGCCCTCTTCTCATGACACAGACATTGATGACATTAATAT GGCCCAAACTGCCATGAAATGGATAGCCCGGAAATTGCCACTGAAAAAAGGATCAG aagatACTAGCTTAGGAGTGGCGACACTAGTGCCCATCCAGGCTGCTCAACTGTCTGCTGGGGTTGAACCAGTTTGTAAAAGTTATCAGTTCCTGGGACCTGAAGGAAATGTGGATATTGAGTTGATTGATAAGTCTGCAAACAGATACAG CGCCCACTTTCCTGCGGCTGGCTTCTATCTGTGGCCAGCGGTAGGCCTTGGCTTCTTGGTAACAGCAGCAGTGACTGTGAAGATTGCTTTTGATTCTTGGAATCAACGCCTGGGCCTGACGTTACAGCACCAGGAGCAGTGGATGGCGGCAGGGCCTTTGTTTGAGATCTCTGTGGAGCCTGAGGGGGTCATTGCTGAAATCCACCTCCCCCACATCGTCTCCCTCCCAG CAAATGAGGTCGATGTCTCTTGGTTCCAAGTCGCCCATTTTAAGGATGAAGGAATGGTCCTAGAACCGCCAAGCCGAGTGGAGCCTTTCTATGCCGTGCTGGAAAACCCCAGCTTCTCTCTGATGGGGATCCTGCTGAGATTCGCCAGTGGGACAGGTGTTTCTGTCCCCATCACGTCCTTGACACTGATCTATTATCACTTCCACCCTGAAGATATTAAATTTCACTTGTACCTCATCCCCAGTGACCCCTTGTTAACGAAG gcAATAGATGATGAAGAAGCTAAGTTTCATGGTGTGCGTCTGCAGACCTCACCCCCAGTGGACCCCCTGAATTTTGGTTCCCGTTATATCGTGTCCAGTAATGCTCATCTGGAGATAATACCTGAG GAATTGAAATTATCCTACAGGAGTCCTGGAGAAATCCAGATATTCTCCAAAGTCTATGCTGGGAGGATGAAGGAACCAATCATACTTGAAATTGCTGAAAAAAGACACAAGACTTTGGTCTGGCGCACTTTGGTGAGGCCAG TGGatctccagtttcattctgcagcagcccctcctcctctctcag GTAAGGCCTTTCTGAAGGAGCACCGCAGGCAGCTGCAAGCCAGGCTGGGAGACCTAAATGGAGTACTGGATGACCTTCAGGACAGTGAGGTCTTCACCGAGGAAGAGAAGGAGCTGGTGCAGCAGTGCCCTACACAGCAGCGGAGGAATGAGACCCTGCTGAGGATGGTGGAGAAGAAAGGGCACCAGGCCCTGGGGGTCCTCTTCCAAAGCCTTCATAGAAGAGATCCTTACCTGATGTCCTACCTCAGCCAGCAGAGTTTACAACAGTGA
- the LOC144282999 gene encoding caspase recruitment domain-containing protein 8-like isoform X4, with protein sequence MKWIARKLPLKKGSEDTSLGVATLVPIQAAQLSAGVEPVCKSYQFLGPEGNVDIELIDKSANRYSAHFPAAGFYLWPAVGLGFLVTAAVTVKIAFDSWNQRLGLTLQHQEQWMAAGPLFEISVEPEGVIAEIHLPHIVSLPANEVDVSWFQVAHFKDEGMVLEPPSRVEPFYAVLENPSFSLMGILLRFASGTGVSVPITSLTLIYYHFHPEDIKFHLYLIPSDPLLTKAIDDEEAKFHGVRLQTSPPVDPLNFGSRYIVSSNAHLEIIPEELKLSYRSPGEIQIFSKVYAGRMKEPIILEIAEKRHKTLVWRTLVRPVDLQFHSAAAPPPLSGKAFLKEHRRQLQARLGDLNGVLDDLQDSEVFTEEEKELVQQCPTQQRRNETLLRMVEKKGHQALGVLFQSLHRRDPYLMSYLSQQSLQQ encoded by the exons ATGAAATGGATAGCCCGGAAATTGCCACTGAAAAAAGGATCAG aagatACTAGCTTAGGAGTGGCGACACTAGTGCCCATCCAGGCTGCTCAACTGTCTGCTGGGGTTGAACCAGTTTGTAAAAGTTATCAGTTCCTGGGACCTGAAGGAAATGTGGATATTGAGTTGATTGATAAGTCTGCAAACAGATACAG CGCCCACTTTCCTGCGGCTGGCTTCTATCTGTGGCCAGCGGTAGGCCTTGGCTTCTTGGTAACAGCAGCAGTGACTGTGAAGATTGCTTTTGATTCTTGGAATCAACGCCTGGGCCTGACGTTACAGCACCAGGAGCAGTGGATGGCGGCAGGGCCTTTGTTTGAGATCTCTGTGGAGCCTGAGGGGGTCATTGCTGAAATCCACCTCCCCCACATCGTCTCCCTCCCAG CAAATGAGGTCGATGTCTCTTGGTTCCAAGTCGCCCATTTTAAGGATGAAGGAATGGTCCTAGAACCGCCAAGCCGAGTGGAGCCTTTCTATGCCGTGCTGGAAAACCCCAGCTTCTCTCTGATGGGGATCCTGCTGAGATTCGCCAGTGGGACAGGTGTTTCTGTCCCCATCACGTCCTTGACACTGATCTATTATCACTTCCACCCTGAAGATATTAAATTTCACTTGTACCTCATCCCCAGTGACCCCTTGTTAACGAAG gcAATAGATGATGAAGAAGCTAAGTTTCATGGTGTGCGTCTGCAGACCTCACCCCCAGTGGACCCCCTGAATTTTGGTTCCCGTTATATCGTGTCCAGTAATGCTCATCTGGAGATAATACCTGAG GAATTGAAATTATCCTACAGGAGTCCTGGAGAAATCCAGATATTCTCCAAAGTCTATGCTGGGAGGATGAAGGAACCAATCATACTTGAAATTGCTGAAAAAAGACACAAGACTTTGGTCTGGCGCACTTTGGTGAGGCCAG TGGatctccagtttcattctgcagcagcccctcctcctctctcag GTAAGGCCTTTCTGAAGGAGCACCGCAGGCAGCTGCAAGCCAGGCTGGGAGACCTAAATGGAGTACTGGATGACCTTCAGGACAGTGAGGTCTTCACCGAGGAAGAGAAGGAGCTGGTGCAGCAGTGCCCTACACAGCAGCGGAGGAATGAGACCCTGCTGAGGATGGTGGAGAAGAAAGGGCACCAGGCCCTGGGGGTCCTCTTCCAAAGCCTTCATAGAAGAGATCCTTACCTGATGTCCTACCTCAGCCAGCAGAGTTTACAACAGTGA